A stretch of the Rodentibacter haemolyticus genome encodes the following:
- a CDS encoding sulfurtransferase TusA family protein, whose product MDYQLDIRAYRCPLPLLMVKKVLATLKENDELSVFISTENNISDIMQLCETLNFTCRRNGAEKLTIKKSAN is encoded by the coding sequence GTGGATTATCAGCTTGATATTCGCGCTTATCGCTGCCCATTGCCGCTACTTATGGTGAAAAAAGTATTAGCGACCCTCAAGGAAAATGACGAATTATCGGTGTTCATTTCAACGGAAAATAACATTTCGGATATTATGCAACTTTGTGAAACCTTAAATTTCACTTGCCGGCGAAATGGAGCGGAAAAATTAACCATAAAAAAATCAGCAAATTGA
- the secD gene encoding protein translocase subunit SecD has product MLNRYPLWKNLMVILVVAIGVLYSLPNIYGEDPAVQISGTRGQQANTSTLGLVQEVLKTNNLPTKSLVLEQGSILARFNNTDDQLLAKDKIAEKLGNNYTTALNLAPATPAWLSSIGANPMKWGLDLRGGVRFLMEVDMNSALAKRQEQLQDTLRSELRKEKIQYTGIKNADNFGTTVTLANPDQLSKAARIIRQSHPTLNVADTSNDMLNLSFSTTALNEARDLAIEQNLTILRKRVSELGVAEAVIQRQGAERIVIELPGVQDTARAKEILGATATLEFRMVNPTVNAEAAVRGILPADSEVKYDRQGNPVVLLKRPSLGGEHIINSSAALDQQSGTPQVSVTLDSEGGDQMSQLTKKYYKKPMATLYVEYKDNGKKDENGKTILEKSEEVINVATIQARFGANFQITGVGSMAEANNLSTLLKSGALIAPVQIVEERTIGPSLGAQNVEQGMNASFWGLIAIIVFMLFYYKLFGIIASLAMVINIVLLVGLMSILPGATLSMPGIAGIVLTLGMSVDANVLIFERIKEEIRNGRPVQQAINEGYNGAFTSIFDANLTTILTAIILYAVGTGPIQGFAITLSLGVAISMFTAITGTRALVNAIYGGKRVEKLSI; this is encoded by the coding sequence ATGTTAAATCGTTACCCATTATGGAAGAATCTAATGGTGATCCTTGTGGTCGCCATTGGTGTTTTATACTCTCTTCCAAATATTTACGGTGAAGATCCGGCAGTACAAATTTCCGGTACGCGCGGACAACAAGCCAACACCTCAACATTAGGACTGGTTCAAGAGGTGCTAAAAACCAATAACCTTCCGACAAAATCCCTCGTTCTTGAACAAGGCTCCATTTTAGCCCGTTTCAATAATACGGATGATCAGCTTTTAGCAAAAGATAAGATTGCCGAAAAACTCGGAAATAACTACACCACCGCATTAAATCTTGCACCGGCAACGCCTGCTTGGTTAAGCAGCATTGGGGCAAACCCGATGAAATGGGGATTAGACTTGCGCGGCGGTGTACGTTTCTTAATGGAAGTGGATATGAATTCCGCCTTGGCAAAACGTCAAGAACAATTACAAGACACTTTGCGCAGCGAACTCCGCAAAGAAAAAATTCAATATACAGGCATTAAAAACGCTGATAATTTCGGCACGACGGTTACGCTTGCAAATCCTGATCAACTTTCAAAGGCGGCACGCATTATTCGTCAAAGCCATCCGACTTTAAACGTAGCGGATACTTCAAACGATATGCTAAATTTGTCTTTTTCTACGACCGCACTTAACGAAGCCCGTGATTTAGCCATTGAGCAAAACCTCACGATTTTACGTAAACGTGTTTCAGAATTGGGGGTAGCGGAAGCCGTTATTCAACGCCAAGGCGCAGAACGTATCGTTATTGAATTGCCGGGTGTGCAAGACACCGCACGCGCAAAAGAAATCCTTGGCGCGACCGCAACCCTTGAGTTTCGAATGGTTAATCCAACGGTAAATGCCGAAGCGGCGGTGCGTGGTATCTTACCTGCCGATTCGGAAGTGAAATATGATCGCCAAGGCAATCCGGTTGTATTGTTAAAACGTCCTTCTTTAGGTGGTGAGCACATTATTAATTCCAGTGCGGCATTAGATCAACAATCAGGTACACCACAAGTAAGTGTAACGTTAGATAGTGAAGGTGGGGATCAGATGTCTCAACTCACCAAAAAATACTACAAAAAACCGATGGCAACCCTTTATGTCGAATATAAAGACAACGGTAAAAAAGACGAAAATGGCAAAACCATCCTTGAGAAAAGCGAAGAAGTTATCAATGTAGCGACAATCCAAGCCCGCTTTGGGGCAAATTTCCAAATTACCGGTGTCGGTAGTATGGCTGAAGCCAATAATCTTTCCACTTTATTGAAATCAGGTGCATTAATCGCACCGGTACAGATTGTGGAAGAACGTACTATCGGTCCATCATTGGGGGCACAAAACGTTGAACAAGGAATGAATGCCAGTTTCTGGGGGCTCATCGCCATCATCGTATTTATGCTGTTCTACTATAAACTTTTCGGCATTATCGCAAGTCTTGCGATGGTGATTAATATTGTCTTGCTCGTGGGATTAATGTCGATTCTTCCGGGAGCGACGCTATCTATGCCGGGTATCGCCGGTATCGTATTAACCCTCGGTATGTCGGTGGATGCCAACGTATTGATTTTTGAGCGGATCAAAGAAGAAATCCGCAACGGTCGTCCGGTTCAGCAAGCGATTAATGAAGGTTATAATGGCGCGTTTACCTCCATTTTCGATGCCAACCTAACCACCATCTTAACGGCAATCATTCTCTATGCCGTAGGGACAGGCCCGATTCAAGGGTTCGCAATCACTCTTTCCTTAGGGGTGGCGATTTCTATGTTTACCGCAATCACCGGAACCCGAGCATTGGTTAATGCGATCTACGGTGGAAAACGCGTTGAAAAACTTTCTATTTAA
- the acrR gene encoding efflux transporter AcrAB transcriptional repressor AcrR, whose protein sequence is MRHSKTDLAEQIFMATDRLMAKEGLNQLSMHKLAKEANVAAGTIYLYFKNKDELLEQFARRLFAMFMAALEKNFDESQSFFEQYRQMWWNIWEFLQDNPTVLSNLSQYELLPAFSEICRAVDNNSRWERFCWNAKAAGELVMELPNKILFQLSLESAMNIASGSKFLKVELTTEILEAVIERTWRSIQK, encoded by the coding sequence ATGCGACATTCTAAAACGGATTTAGCCGAGCAGATTTTTATGGCGACAGATCGCTTAATGGCAAAGGAGGGCTTAAACCAGCTTTCTATGCATAAACTGGCGAAAGAAGCCAATGTGGCGGCCGGTACGATTTATCTTTATTTTAAGAATAAAGATGAATTATTAGAGCAATTTGCAAGGCGTTTATTCGCTATGTTTATGGCGGCACTTGAGAAAAATTTTGATGAATCACAATCTTTCTTCGAACAGTATCGACAAATGTGGTGGAACATTTGGGAATTTTTACAAGATAATCCCACGGTGTTATCAAACTTAAGTCAATATGAGCTTTTACCCGCTTTCTCCGAGATTTGTAGGGCGGTTGATAATAATAGTCGTTGGGAACGCTTTTGTTGGAATGCAAAGGCTGCAGGGGAGCTGGTAATGGAATTACCGAATAAAATTCTCTTTCAGCTTAGTTTAGAAAGCGCGATGAATATTGCATCGGGAAGCAAATTTCTAAAGGTGGAATTGACCACCGAAATTTTAGAAGCTGTGATTGAGCGCACTTGGCGATCAATTCAGAAGTAA
- the acrA gene encoding multidrug efflux RND transporter periplasmic adaptor subunit AcrA, with product MSQTQTNRPKRSHIFFMKIILVVFVLIFAGVIGFNVFRSIMIGKALANMPEASSPVTALEVKASEWTPVINTTGLVRPNQGAMLSAQSTGTVSNVLVNNGQRVKKGDLLVELDSSVERASLQATQAQLPALRQTYLRYASLVKSNSVSRQELENAKSAYDAQVANIESLKATIERRQIVAPFDGQAGIVKVNVGQYVNVGTEIVRVEDTSSMKIDFSISQNELDKLTLGQRVTSTTDARQGETFSARITAIEPAINSSTGLVDVQATFDPEDGRKLLSGMFSRLRVALPTEINQIVVPQVAISYNMYGEIAYLLEPLSDEDKTKFADNPKLDSLYRAKQITVFTKDRQGIYSQLQGDEVKVGDKIITGGQQGIGNGSLVELIKKDIVGGTEPAQKTNL from the coding sequence ATGAGTCAAACTCAAACGAATAGACCGAAACGCTCACATATTTTCTTTATGAAAATTATTTTGGTAGTGTTCGTCTTAATTTTTGCCGGCGTAATCGGCTTTAATGTATTTCGTAGCATTATGATTGGTAAAGCATTAGCCAATATGCCGGAAGCATCAAGTCCGGTTACCGCCCTTGAGGTGAAAGCGAGTGAGTGGACGCCTGTGATTAATACGACGGGACTTGTTCGTCCGAATCAAGGTGCAATGTTGAGCGCACAAAGTACCGGCACGGTTTCTAACGTGTTGGTGAACAACGGACAAAGAGTGAAAAAAGGGGATTTATTAGTTGAGCTTGATAGTTCTGTTGAGCGAGCAAGCCTTCAAGCCACACAAGCTCAATTACCAGCCTTACGCCAAACTTATCTACGTTATGCTTCTTTAGTAAAAAGCAATTCGGTTTCCCGCCAAGAGCTGGAAAATGCGAAATCGGCTTATGATGCTCAAGTGGCGAATATCGAATCTTTAAAAGCGACAATTGAACGTCGTCAAATCGTTGCGCCTTTTGATGGACAAGCGGGTATCGTGAAAGTCAACGTAGGGCAATATGTCAATGTCGGTACTGAGATTGTTCGGGTAGAAGATACCAGTTCAATGAAAATTGATTTTTCTATTTCACAAAATGAGCTGGATAAATTAACTCTCGGTCAACGGGTAACGTCAACAACGGATGCACGTCAAGGGGAAACCTTTTCTGCCCGTATTACAGCCATTGAGCCTGCAATTAATTCTTCAACCGGTTTGGTGGATGTGCAAGCCACCTTTGATCCGGAAGATGGTCGTAAATTGCTTTCCGGTATGTTCTCCCGTTTGCGTGTTGCGCTTCCTACGGAAATCAACCAAATTGTCGTTCCGCAAGTCGCGATAAGCTACAATATGTATGGTGAAATCGCCTATTTGTTAGAACCGCTTTCTGACGAGGATAAAACAAAATTTGCCGATAACCCTAAATTAGATTCTCTTTATCGTGCTAAACAAATCACTGTATTTACAAAAGATCGTCAAGGTATTTATTCTCAATTACAAGGTGATGAAGTAAAAGTCGGTGACAAAATTATTACCGGTGGGCAACAAGGCATTGGTAACGGCAGCCTTGTTGAGTTGATTAAAAAAGATATCGTTGGTGGCACTGAGCCTGCGCAGAAAACCAATTTGTAA
- the yajC gene encoding preprotein translocase subunit YajC, which yields MEAQSPMSTLFIFVIFGLIFYFMIYRPQAKRNKEHKKLMAELAKGTEVLTAGGVMGKITKVIEDNNSVVIALNDTTEVTINRNYIVTILPKGSVKTL from the coding sequence ATGGAAGCACAAAGTCCAATGTCCACGCTATTTATCTTTGTTATTTTCGGTTTAATTTTTTACTTTATGATTTATCGCCCGCAAGCGAAGCGTAATAAAGAGCATAAAAAATTAATGGCTGAATTAGCCAAAGGCACCGAAGTGTTAACCGCAGGCGGTGTGATGGGCAAAATCACAAAGGTAATTGAAGACAATAACAGCGTTGTGATCGCACTGAATGACACCACAGAAGTCACAATTAACCGTAATTACATTGTCACTATCTTGCCAAAAGGCTCTGTAAAAACTCTTTAA
- a CDS encoding hemerythrin domain-containing protein translates to MQILEPQQFATWNEPIEMLYACHSKVKRFCHQLNILPGYLEKNGVNQAVLNDVKIILQYFNQAAPLHHDDEEKDFFPALLAKVPQAKTDIEELERQHTDLHQNWHLLSEQLSALIAQERHQVDAELIQRFTLGYDKHIAIEEPLFELGKQHLSEAELNRIGKIMSDRRHS, encoded by the coding sequence ATGCAAATTCTAGAACCTCAACAATTCGCTACGTGGAATGAGCCGATTGAAATGCTTTATGCCTGCCATAGTAAGGTGAAACGTTTTTGTCACCAGCTCAATATTTTACCCGGTTACTTAGAAAAAAACGGAGTGAATCAAGCCGTGCTGAACGATGTAAAAATTATTTTGCAATATTTCAATCAAGCAGCACCGCTTCATCACGATGATGAAGAAAAAGATTTTTTCCCCGCTCTTCTTGCCAAAGTGCCGCAAGCAAAGACCGACATTGAAGAATTAGAACGCCAACATACCGATTTACATCAAAATTGGCATTTACTTTCCGAACAGTTAAGCGCCCTCATCGCTCAAGAACGTCATCAAGTGGATGCGGAATTAATTCAGCGTTTTACCTTAGGTTACGATAAACATATCGCCATTGAAGAACCGCTTTTTGAATTAGGTAAGCAACATTTATCCGAAGCGGAATTGAACCGAATCGGCAAAATAATGTCGGATCGACGTCATTCTTGA
- the secF gene encoding protein translocase subunit SecF: protein MALFARDKNGHLIKEINGIKLPFPLAEFMKIRKWGYIVSVLLMAISMFFIVTKGFNWGLDFTGGVVFDTHFSQSANLEQIRDKLKQNGIESPIVQTTGSVQDVMIRLPAADNDSTIGDRVKAMLVELDPSIHIKSIEFVGPNVGEELAQGAVYATLATLAMMLIYIGSRFEWRLGLGGIASLAHDVVITLGVFSALQVEMDLTFVAAILSVVGYSINDSIVVFDRVRENFRKIRRLDTIDIIDVSLTQTLSRTIMTSATTLIVVIALFFFGGPSIHNFSLALLVGIGFGTYSSIFIAIAIAYDVGLRREHMIPPKVDKEVDDLP, encoded by the coding sequence ATGGCACTTTTTGCAAGAGATAAAAACGGACATCTCATCAAAGAAATTAACGGGATTAAACTCCCGTTCCCGTTAGCTGAATTTATGAAAATTCGTAAATGGGGCTATATTGTTTCAGTGCTTTTAATGGCAATTTCAATGTTTTTCATTGTCACAAAAGGATTTAACTGGGGTTTGGATTTTACCGGTGGCGTGGTGTTTGATACGCACTTTTCACAATCGGCAAATCTTGAACAGATTCGTGATAAATTAAAACAAAACGGCATTGAAAGCCCTATTGTGCAAACCACCGGTTCCGTTCAAGACGTAATGATTCGCTTACCGGCGGCAGACAATGATTCTACGATTGGTGATCGTGTGAAAGCAATGTTGGTAGAACTTGATCCGTCCATTCATATTAAAAGTATTGAATTTGTAGGCCCTAACGTTGGTGAGGAATTAGCACAAGGTGCGGTTTATGCCACACTCGCTACCCTTGCAATGATGCTAATCTACATTGGTTCACGTTTTGAATGGCGTTTAGGCTTAGGGGGGATTGCCTCCCTCGCCCACGATGTAGTCATCACACTTGGTGTCTTTTCCGCTTTACAAGTTGAAATGGATTTGACCTTTGTTGCGGCTATTCTTTCCGTTGTGGGGTATTCCATTAACGATAGTATTGTTGTGTTTGACCGTGTGCGTGAAAATTTCCGTAAAATTCGCCGTCTAGATACGATTGATATTATTGACGTTTCCCTCACTCAAACCTTATCAAGAACCATTATGACCTCTGCGACAACCTTAATCGTTGTTATTGCCTTGTTCTTCTTCGGTGGTCCTTCTATTCATAACTTCTCATTGGCATTATTGGTCGGGATTGGTTTCGGTACTTATTCCTCCATTTTTATCGCTATTGCCATTGCCTATGATGTAGGTTTAAGACGTGAACATATGATCCCACCGAAAGTGGATAAAGAAGTGGATGATTTACCTTAA